The DNA window GGGCCTTGACAATCATTCGGCTAGATCAACTACTTTCGGACGACTCTCCAACTCATTATGTCTTCGGACGATTCCAATGATTTCGCTACTCAGCTGGCTGCGTTGAAGGCTCAGATGGCGGAAGACAAGGCTGCAGCAAAGGTCGAGAGTGCCTCCGTCCGGGTAGAAAACATTGCCCTGAGGGGTAAAGTGGAGCAGTTGATGGCCCAACTTTCCATGCCGCCTCCGACTTCACAAGTCCGTCTCAATATCGGCTCGATGTAGTCACTGGACTCTCCCAATCCAGCTGAAACTTCTTGTCAGCCACGATCTCAGTCATTCAATACCCTTCACCTCTCTTTGTCGGTAGGCTAACAATCGAATGCCATTCATGGACTTCCTCCGCCCCCACCAACTCGTCCGACCATGACAACCAGCGCTGGATTGTCTTACTCCTCCGAGAGTTTAACAGACGCCCAGAGGCTGACGGAAGTCGAGACGTTCCTTAGACGACTCCCCGGAGTACGGTGCCATTCGCCGATCGCATTGCTTTGGTCGAAATGCCAAAGAAATTTCATCTTCCTAACATGCGCTCCTTCGATGGAACCAGCGATCCGGATGACCATATGGCTCAATATAGACAAAGGATGCTCACCCTCACAGTGTCGAGGGAGTCTCGCGAAGCATGCATGTGCAAGGCATTTGGATGCTGTCTAACCGGTCCAGCACTACAATGGTTCATTAACCTCCCTAATGCTTCTATCAATTCGTTCGCCCAGCTGACAGATCTTTTCATAGAGCAGTTCGCTACCAGCAGGAGGTTACCCAAGGCCTCAGACGACCTTTATAAGATTAAACGCGGAATGGATGAATCTCTTCGTTCATACATTGGTCGCTTCTTGGCAGAAAAGGTTTTGATCTCCAATTGCAATATGGAAACAGCTATCACAGCTTTCAGAAAGGGTTTGTCTTCCTCTGACGAACTCTACAAGGAATTGATGAAATTTTCGTGCACCAACATGGAAGATGTGCTAGCTCGAGCGTGGGCTCAGGTGAAATGGGATGAAGATGAAAGCAACCAGCCCCCATCTTTGGTCAGGAAAAACACAGGGCATCCGGGGGCAGGCAGAGACCGAAGTCCGGACCATCGACCCTACGGGTCGCAGTGATCGCACCGGGATAGCCGACAATTCGATCGATCTCGATCTGTTTCGTCCGGCTTTCAGATATCAGAGTACGCGTTTAATATTGAACCGGCCGAAATGATCTCCACTCTGAAAAGCTTGGGGAATAAAGTGCAGTGGCCCAGCAAAATGAGATCACCGGCCGATCGAAAGGATTCATCAAAATGGTGTGATTTCCATCAAGACCATGGCCACACTACTCGAGATTGTCGGGGCTTGCATGATGAGGTCATTGAGTTGTTGAACCGAGGACATCTCAAGGGTGTACTAActgaaaaagggaaagaaaccaTGGCTAGAAGGAAGGAGCGAGAACTGACCCCACCGGTTCACCCCAAACCGAAAGGGTCGGTTGGAGTAATCATTGGGGGATCCGAGATCAGTGGTATATCGCATTCAGCTGCAAAGAAGAATGCACGGAAAGCTGTCAATCCACTTCTACGCTCGACTGAACCAATCACACCACCGTCCGGTCAAATGATAGATTTCATCGACGACGAAGCTACACAATTACTCAATCCGCATCATGATGCTCTGGTAATCTATATTCTAGTCGCAAATTATACGATTAAACGTGTCTTGATTGACAATGGCAGCTCGACGAATGTTCTCTTCCAAAGCTGCCTCAAGGCGATGGAAATTGACGAAGCTCACATAGTCGGTCGGTCGATCGTGCTTCTGGGGTTCAGCGGTGAACAGGTTTATAGCTTGGGAGAAATTGCCTTGCCAGTTTACACAGAGGGAATAAATCTGAACACGAATTTTGTCGTGCTGAATAAAGTATCCCCGTATAACATTCTACTCGGCGACCGTGGATCCACGAGATGATTCCACATACCATCAACTGATACGCTTCCCTACCAAATGGGGGGTCAAGGAGATAAGGCGAGAGCAACTTGCTTCACGGAACTGTTACAGCAGTGccttgaaaggaaaaacaaattacttatagcaattacagcaactGACGACCTCAGGAGACGAAGCTGCCATAGTCAACTGAGGATCGCCAGACGTGGAGGAATTAGATGACATTCAAATCCATCCGGACTATCTAGATCACAAAGTACAGATCGGTGCACTCCTTGAATATGATATTCGAACGAAGTTGATTGAATTTCTCACGAAGAATCATGATTGCTTCACATGGTCGCACGCCGATATGGTAGGAATAGATCCGAAGTCGTTGTCCATAGACTCCAGGTCGATCCAGCACACGAGCCCGTCAgacagaaaagaagaaagtttgCGCCTGAGCGCAATCGTATCATAAATGATGAAATTCAAAAGCTGATAGACATAGGTTCCGTTCGTGAAGTCCAATATCCGGATTGGTTGGAGAATGTAGTCGTGGTTAGAAAGAAGAACggaaagtggagagtctgtatcgGCTTCACCGATTTGAAcaaagcatgtccaaaggatCCTTTCCCTCTCCCGCACATCGATATGCTGGTCGATTCTACGGTCGGGCATGAACTCCTCAGCTTCATAGACGCCTTCTCAGGCTACAACCAAATTCTCATGCATCCGGACGACCAGGATAAAACCTCATTCATCACTAAAAGAGGTATTTTCTGTTATAAagttatgccttttggtttgaagaatgcaGGATCGACGTACCAAAGGTTGGTCAACAAAATGTTCGCTGCTATGCTGGGTAAGACAATGGAGGTCTACATCGATGACATGCTAGTGAAATCCTTACGAGCTGAATTTCATCTAGAGCACCTGCGAGAGGCGTTCGAAGTGCTTCGAAAGTACAACATGAAGCTAAACCCAGCAAAGTGTTCTTTCGGTGTGTCGGCCGGAAAGTTCCTTGGTTACATGGTGACTCAGAGGGGAATAGAAGCAAATCCGGATCAAATTCGGTCGGTTCTCCATATCCCATCGTCGAGAAGTAGAAAGGATGTGCAGAAGCTTACTGGAAGAGTGGCGGCCCTTAGCAGATTCATCTCCTGCTCGTCCGATCGGTGCCATAGTTTTTTCAACATTCTTCACAAATCCAAGGATTTTGAGTGGTCGGTCGAATCAGAAAAAGCCTTGCAACAACTGAAGCAGTATTTGGTATTGGCACCACTACTCTCCAAGCCAAAGCAAGGTGAGTCACTCCTATTATATCTTGCAGTTTCCAAAACAGCCGTTAGTGTTGTATTGGTCAAGGAGGAAGACGGTCGGCAATTGCCAGTCTATTATGTCAGCAAAAGCCTTCCCGTTACAGAAACGAGGTATTCCCAACTTGAAAAGTTAACTTTAGCACTCATGGTAGCTTCCCGAAAGTTACAACCGTACTTCCAATGTCACTCGATCGTGGTTGTTACAATCTTCTGGCTGCGTAATATACTCCATAAGCCCGAGTTGTCTAGCCGACTGACTAAATGGGTCGTAGAACTCAGCGAACATGACATTGCGTTTCAACCCCAGACGACGATGGAGTCTCAAGTGTTGGCTGATTTCGTAGCTGACTTTACTCCACCAGTCGAGGCCCAAGCAAAACACGAGTTGTTATGCCTAACAGAGCATCCAAAAGGGACGTGGTCTCTCTCGGTCGATGGTTCCAACAACGCTAACGGAAGCGGGCTTGGAATCGTACTCATTTCACCGTCTGGAGAAATAATGCAGTAGTCCATCCGTTGTGGGTTCCGAGCTACCAACAACGAAGCTGAATACGAAGCTTTGATTGTTGGTTTGGAGCTCGCAAAAGAACTTAAACTAAGAAGAATAATTGTTCGGTCGGACTCACAGTTGGTTGTAAACCAGCTGCTTGGGACTTATCAAGCTCGCGGGATAAATATGATGACGTATTTGGAATTAGCTAAAAAGCTACGAGACACGTTCGAGGAATTCAACATAATCCAAGTGCCACGTCTCGAAAACTCGCATGTGGATGCATTGGCCAACTTGGGCTCTACCCTTCATACGAACGAACCACAAATGATACCAGTTGTGCACCTCGAAATCCCAGCAACCCAAGACGCTGATAAGGTCCTTGCAATTTCCACTGAGGACAGTTGGATGACCCCGTTGATCAAATACATTGAGAAAGGAGAATTGCCGCTCAACAAAAATGCCACCCGATGATTGAGAGCGGGAGCAGCTCGATTCACCCTTTACGAAGGTCAACTTTACAGGAAGTCGTACTCAGGCCCGCTACTCCGCTGCGTAACAAGTAGGCAAGGAGGAGATATTCTCTCAGAATTACACGAGGGAGAATGTGGAAACCATTCAGGTGGAAGGAGTCTGGCCAATCGAAATTTAACACGCGGTTATTTCTGGCCAACGATGCAAGCTGATGCTACCAATTTCGTTCGAATTTGTGATAGATGCCAACGCTTCGCACAAGTTTCGCACCTTCCGACTGAAAAACTTCACCCTACGTTCGCGTCGTGGCCTTTCATGCATTGGGGAATGGATATTGTTGGCAAATTGTCGGTCGCTTCTGCTCAAAGAGTATATGTTCTCGTCTTGACGGATTACTTTACGAAGTGGGTCGAAGCAGAAGCCTTCAAGCAAGTCCGGGACCATGAGGTGAAAAATTTTATATGGAAGAATATTATATGGAGGTTCGGTATTCCTAAGAAAATTACAACCGACAATGGCTGTCAGTTCTTAAGTCATCAGTTTCAAGTTTTTTACAATAAGTATGGGATCAGTCTACACTACTCCACTCCGCGCAATCCCCAGTCGAACGGACAGGCTGAATCCTCCAACAAAACTATCATTAACACTTTGAAGAAAAGACTCGAAGGTGCTAAAGGCAAGTGGGCGGAAGAACTACCAGGTGTTCTATGGTCTTATCGGACGATCGTAAAAACTCCGACTGGTGAGACTCCCTTCTCGTTATTGTACGGTTCGGAAGCAGTCATCCCAATCGAGGTCGGGCTTCCTTCAGCTCGATGTCAATAGATTGACCAAAAAGCGAACGACCAACTGTTACAGCACGACCTCGACACCATTGATGAACTAAGAGAGGAGGCGAGAATTCGGACGACGGTTTATCAGCAAAGAATGGTGCACCATTATAACAAGAATGTTCGAGCCTGAATTTTCAAAATTGGAGACTTCGTtcttagaaaagtttttcagaacactaaagagCATGGGGCTAGAAAACTCAGGCCGACTTGGGAAGGACCATATCAGATGAGAGAAGTTGTCGGACGGGGCGCGTACAAGCTTAATGCCCAAGACGGTCGGGAGTTGAACAACAGTTGGAACGCTATTCATCTTAAGTTGTATCATTTTTAATGTTATAGAACAATCCCTATTTTGACTTAAGCATTCGATCTAACATTGAGCACAAGTGTATGAAAACCttgaaattttatatgttaTAAAGGAAGATACAATCAAAACAAACATTTGAGAGATACAAAATATTCTCCTATTTAAAAAATCCCAAGAATTTCTATGCAAAACGAAACGGACGACACTAAGCCGTGACATCTATATGCAAAATAAAACAATCCCTATTTAGACTTCAGGAGGGGCGTTAGTATCACCGCCGTCGACTGCATTATTACCCTCATCAACCTCatcaccatcttcttcttcttcatcttcatcttcagcgAACATTTTTAGGTACTCCTCGTGATTGCGGATATGTAGGTTGACATCCCACTCGGAGGACTTCCCCTCCTTGAATTCCCTCATTAAATTCCCGGTCATACTAATGACTGCATCGTCTACTGTAGACTCCAATTGCTTCTTCAAATCTGCAATTTCATCCTCTGAAGACTTGTGACTGACCTTCAAGGACTGAATCTGAGATTTAAGATCTTCTATCTCTTTCTCGAACGATTCGGTCTTCTCTTCTATAGCCTTGGCATTGGCGACCGCGATTgactcctttttctttcttaaggAAACTTCGGCCGAAAGCTCCCGAATTTTGAGCGAAGTGCTAACGTATTTCTGCTTCATCACGTCGTATTGCTCGCGCATGTAGAGACAACTCTCGAAAACCTGCATCAGAAATACTGTTAGCTTCTCGGTCGACATAGACATGGAAAACCTGCATATAGAGACTCAAAAATATTTAAAGTCTCGATCGACAAAGACATACTTGAAATGCACGAGTGGCACTAAAATCGGCGATGCTCTCAGTAGTAAAATCAATGAACTCTTCGACATCAGCCGGGAATACTAGCCCGCTTGCAGCGCTCATAAACGTGCCTGGGCCACCGAAAGCGGACGTCCCCTCAGGAAATGAAAATACGACTTTGCCGGTCGAATCCTCTAACTCTTTTACTTTCCTTTTCGGCCTAACCTCTTGAAGAGAAGGAGGACGCTCGATTTCTGCATCTCCCCGTTCTGTTGGCTCCACAACATTTGTTACCTTATCCTTTGCCTTCTGTCCAGCTTTCCTCCTTGAGGACTTACCCTTTTTAGCTTCTTGGGCAGCTTTTTTCCTTCGCTCAAAGGCCTCCCCAGCTTTTTTCACATCAACTAGTCCAGCCATCGTATCGTCTGACAACCCCCTTTCTTCtaaattcaaatttcacaaaaaagaaaattggtaTCCTAATAGTTTGAACGACCTTGTAGCGCACAAAACAGTACTTAAATCTCTAAGTCTAGGTACGGGAGTACCTTCTTGTAAGTCTTGTACGTGCGACCACAAGGTGCTTTTGCGTAGGTTGGCTTCTTTCAAAATGTCCTTCCAATCTCTCTGATTGGCAGTAAAGTCCCCAACAAAATTGTTGAAAGCTCGATCGTAATTATCACACGCGGGCTTCGTGCTCAAGTTCCctgcaagaaaagaaatataAGTTTCGGCCAGTCAATCGCGAACGGAGTAAAAAATATACTATACTTACTagctttattccaagaaaaaggaATTCCGTCCGATCCATCGGGACCGAATACCATCTCCCCTCGAACCCGGAAAAAATAGGGTTTCCCCCCTCTGTCGGCTATTGTCAAGTTTAATATCGGATGGCCTTGTTTCTTCCTAAACAAATTGAAAGTATATCGACCAAGGTCTCCTGGATGTTCCTTCAGATAATAGCAATTTAACAGCTCTTGATACACGAACGGGCGTCCCAACCTTTCACTGAGACATTCGACGGCTAGGAGAAGCCTCCATCCGTTCGGCATGAGCTGCGTTGGAGCAATTCGGAAGTAACGCAATACGTCCCGCACTAGCACAGGTATCGGAAAATGTAAACCTAGTTTAAATGGAGCTTCATACATTGCCACCCATCCTGGAACATCCCAATCAACTCTCTGATAAAAGGTCGCAACTTTCACCTCCACTTCGGACGAAAATTTATAACAATACTTCAACCTCAGAAGGTCATTCCCCTTCAGAGCGGAAGCTTCCGTCCTTGTTAGAAAGTTCAATGGCCGGCCATCCGCTTCGATCGGCTCAACCCCAATGGGAGGAAGGGATCGATGATCACTAGGTCCAACCTCCTCAACAGGCTCAGCATATTGCACCCCTGACTCATGATAAGTCTTCCTCGGACGGCGAACTATTTTCAATGGAACCAGGCGACCTGAAACACTTTGCTCATCAATTTCCCCAATCACTATAACGTGTGTATCAACCAACATATGTCGGTCGGATTTCTCTTCTCCTTCATCACCAGACTGAGCGTCCTTAATTTCTTCTAAATCAGACTCCCTAAGTTTGGTGATCTCTTCCAAACTAGAAGTGGAAGCCATAGGAACTCGTCACCGGAGAATCCCACCAGGGCCCAAAGATACGGTGGAAGCAAAGGCCAGGAAACCGACGAAAAAATGAAAACCGGCCAAAAATCCAAGGAAACGGCCAAGTAGTGGTTGCAACAaggaaaggaaacaaaaaagaaaaacaaagagaaaaacgGAGATAAAAACCAAAAGAATCACCTGTGgtttggaagaagaagaacttgCAAAAGGAATAAGGAGAGCTCTAGGCCAAGACGAagcaaaaatgaagaaattgaaaatcaaatattgTTTAAAGAAAGAGAAGACACGAAAACTGATGAAATCATTACCTTGCATTAATTGCAGTCAAGAAACAAAACCGTCAGCTGTCGCAACAGGAACGAGGATCCGGGAGACGTGCAAAAGGGGATACATTTAATGCCCCTAAACCCTAAGAGATAACCCCTAACCAAACGCCAAAAAATTGGTGACCAACTGGCATCCACAATTAATGAAAAATGTCACTTCGAGATCAACATACACGTGGAGGGATCGTAGGAAATCAAACGAACTACTAGACCCATGAGAGTCCAACGTTCAAGGCCCAAGTGGCCAAGGACCTTCGCTCGATCGAACACTAGACCCAtgagagtctaacgttcaaggCCCAAGTGGCCAAGGACCTTCGTCCGATCGAACACTAGACCCAtgagagtctaacgttcaaggCTCAAGTGGCCAAGGACCTTCGTCCGATCGAAcactagacccacgagagtctaacgttcaaggCCCAAGTGGCCAAGGACCTTCGTCCGAAAACCCAACGAACG is part of the Tripterygium wilfordii isolate XIE 37 chromosome 7, ASM1340144v1, whole genome shotgun sequence genome and encodes:
- the LOC120002642 gene encoding uncharacterized protein LOC120002642 codes for the protein MPKKFHLPNMRSFDGTSDPDDHMAQYRQRMLTLTVSRESREACMCKAFGCCLTGPALQWFINLPNASINSFAQLTDLFIEQFATSRRLPKASDDLYKIKRGMDESLRSYIGRFLAEKVLISNCNMETAITAFRKGLSSSDELYKELMKFSCTNMEDVLARAWAQVKWDEDESNQPPSLVRKNTGHPGAGRDRSPDHRPYGSQ